The Glandiceps talaboti chromosome 1, keGlaTala1.1, whole genome shotgun sequence genome has a segment encoding these proteins:
- the LOC144442567 gene encoding neuromedin-U receptor 2-like, with protein MTTPAPYFTYIKENAHSNMSANESLAAEEDPLKELYHLIRIPMTLLWLSILLVGLLGNVAFMYVAIRVRWMRTVTNYYLMNLCLADITFLVGNVPIEVAGLYGAKLCPIANCFLTTLLLYLCQYVGMFSITILSIERYYAICCPLTSKKLSSKSRSRKLLIVAWVAATLLSVLFCVTCVFKDRMDRPYRILSMVVQTLPLVASMIIVLFLYLFIGRQVANSTQAEAVPCRGTRQRKERKQVVNLLIITAVIFFLSFGPYQGFLMYFNLIDMGLVPISGNTDFKKYVQTFYMTNAFFITLLYVNSAINPIIYNVTSSKYRQAFKEAFPWLCWKSKPILHHERMFSDRYSDGNGTQTYSLRHSTSPMYKHYPVSTLTIPTTV; from the coding sequence ATGACGACACCTGCGCCTTACTTCACCTATATCAAAGAAAACGCTCATAGTAATATGTCAGCAAACGAGTCCCTTGCAGCAGAAGAAGATCCCCTAAAAGAGTTATATCACTTAATCAGAATACCCATGACACTACTTTGGTTGTCGATCCTGTTGGTGGGATTACTTGGGAATGTCGCTTTCATGTACGTTGCCATTCGTGTTCGATGGATGAGAACCGTTACTAACTATTATTTGATGAATCTGTGTCTTGCTGACATAACTTTCCTGGTGGGAAACGTGCCCATTGAAGTAGCTGGCCTTTATGGCGCCAAACTGTGCCCAATAGCAAACTGCTTTTTAACGACGCTTCTCCTTTACCTTTGTCAGTATGTAGGCATGTTTTCAATCACAATTCTCAGTATCGAACGTTACTACGCCATATGTTGTCCGCTAACCTCCAAGAAATTGAGTAGCAAGTCGAGATCGCGAAAACTGTTAATTGTTGCATGGGTTGCTGCAACATTGTTATCCGTACTTTTCTGCGTTACCTGCGTGTTCAAAGATAGAATGGATCGTCCCTATCGTATCTTGTCAATGGTCGTCCAAACTCTACCACTGGTGGCTTCCATGATAATTGTCTTGTTTCTATATCTATTCATTGGAAGGCAGGTTGCAAACAGTACCCAAGCGGAGGCTGTGCCATGCAGAGGTACACGACAACGCAAGGAAAGAAAACAGGTTGTTAACCTTTTAATAATCACTGCCGTTATTTTCTTTCTGAGCTTCGGTCCATATCAAGGCTTTTTGATGTACTTCAATCTCATAGACATGGGACTTGTACCTATTTCCGGGAACACCGATTTCAAAAAATACGTACAAACCTTTTACATGACAAATGCGTTCTTTATAACCTTACTCTATGTTAATTCTGCCATTAACCCTATCATCTACAATGTCACTAGTTCAAAGTACAGGCAAGCTTTCAAGGAAGCCTTCCCGTGGCTTTGTTGGAAATCAAAACCAATACTTCACCACGAGAGAATGTTTTCAGATCGTTATTCGGATGGAAATGGCACACAAACGTACAGTCTGCGACATAGCACATCGCCCATGTACAAGCATTACCCAGTGTCTACGCTGACAATTCCAACAACTGTATAA